Proteins from a genomic interval of Mycoplasmopsis columboralis:
- a CDS encoding ABC transporter ATP-binding protein — translation MEQNTKNTILKINKLTKSFGKYKALNELSFSVQKGELFGFLGVNGAGKTTTLNIILGLLKYDSGEVLINDKNISHYGEYIRNEIGVVFQESILDPYLSPKEILYQKATLYLKDSKQQIKQKVSEIIQLFNLQDFQDKMYKTLSGGQKRRVDIARALVHSPSILFLDEPTTGLDPNSRKLVWKILNQYRKEKDLTIILTTHYMEEAANCNNVIVLDKGVIVAEGTVADLKNKFTNSTLKIYSRKNKALEEYILNTGKEFEFENNCYLINFKNTKQIKDYILEHPEMMSDIEIIKGDMDDVFLSITKN, via the coding sequence ATGGAACAAAATACAAAAAACACTATCTTAAAAATAAATAAGTTAACAAAATCATTTGGTAAATATAAAGCTTTAAACGAATTAAGTTTTTCAGTACAAAAAGGAGAGTTGTTTGGATTTTTAGGTGTAAACGGAGCAGGAAAAACCACAACTTTAAACATTATTTTAGGTCTTTTAAAATATGATTCCGGTGAAGTTTTGATTAATGACAAAAATATTAGTCATTATGGAGAATATATCAGAAATGAAATAGGTGTGGTATTTCAAGAATCGATTTTAGATCCTTATTTATCTCCGAAGGAAATTTTGTATCAAAAAGCAACCTTATATTTGAAGGATTCAAAACAACAAATCAAACAAAAAGTTAGTGAAATAATCCAACTATTTAATCTTCAAGATTTTCAAGATAAAATGTATAAAACCCTTTCTGGCGGACAAAAAAGAAGAGTAGACATAGCTAGAGCTTTAGTGCACTCACCAAGTATTTTATTTTTAGATGAACCAACAACAGGTTTAGACCCAAATTCAAGAAAATTAGTCTGAAAAATTCTCAATCAGTATCGTAAGGAAAAAGATTTAACCATTATTTTAACTACCCATTACATGGAAGAGGCAGCAAATTGCAACAATGTAATTGTCTTAGATAAAGGGGTTATTGTAGCCGAAGGCACTGTTGCTGATTTAAAAAATAAATTCACTAATTCAACATTAAAAATTTATTCACGTAAAAACAAAGCTTTAGAAGAATATATTTTGAATACTGGCAAAGAATTTGAATTTGAAAATAATTGTTATTTAATTAATTTTAAGAACACAAAACAAATCAAAGATTACATTTTAGAACACCCTGAAATGATGAGTGATATTGAAATTATCAAAGGTGATATGGATGATGTGTTTTTATCAATTACAAAAAATTAG
- a CDS encoding ABC transporter permease → MSTYILFRRQFLSLWNQKFRFFFSIFAPILIFVILLLVFNLVSLERGSKSLLARDNFQIGTGLIFLITIINGATLTVIQIQDNANKVVNDIKITPIKHWKIRYSYFLFNFVINFITTFIVFIIFIIFIIAFKVNQIRSFNSQLILKSIAADTFDQISSLVSYIKEKPELNSQYGSSANEILKIVENIYSETSNEPLNELFTYQIINVINLKSMISIFFLILLGAVLSSLFFPILLSRLRSLNVSQGVNVILIMFGGYFIGSFIPLSYYPEWLKSFCSIIPTTHILQIARHALYSNTANEASNLSLNPIALLNYNISVGWSLVYVSFWILALFWVNIFIDKLLNQINLFKRYLKDKYDKYFKKTTS, encoded by the coding sequence ATGAGCACATATATTTTGTTTAGAAGACAATTTTTGTCTTTGTGAAATCAAAAATTTAGATTTTTCTTTAGCATTTTTGCTCCTATCTTAATTTTTGTTATTTTATTGCTAGTTTTTAATTTAGTTTCTTTAGAAAGAGGAAGTAAATCATTGTTGGCCAGAGATAATTTTCAAATAGGAACAGGATTGATTTTTTTAATCACAATTATTAACGGAGCTACTTTAACAGTAATACAAATTCAAGACAATGCTAATAAAGTTGTTAATGATATAAAAATAACTCCTATAAAGCATTGAAAAATACGATACAGTTACTTTTTATTTAATTTTGTAATTAACTTTATCACCACATTTATTGTATTTATTATATTTATAATTTTTATAATTGCTTTTAAAGTTAACCAAATCAGAAGTTTCAATTCACAATTAATTTTAAAAAGCATTGCTGCTGATACTTTTGATCAAATATCTTCACTTGTTTCATATATCAAAGAAAAACCTGAATTAAATTCTCAATATGGTTCCTCAGCAAATGAGATACTAAAAATAGTAGAAAACATATATTCAGAAACTTCAAACGAACCTTTAAATGAATTATTTACATACCAAATCATTAATGTAATTAATTTAAAAAGTATGATTTCAATTTTCTTTTTAATTCTTTTGGGAGCTGTTTTATCATCATTGTTTTTTCCGATTTTACTTTCAAGACTTAGATCTTTGAATGTTTCCCAAGGAGTTAATGTTATTTTGATTATGTTTGGTGGATACTTTATAGGAAGTTTTATTCCTTTATCGTACTATCCAGAGTGGCTAAAAAGCTTTTGTTCAATTATTCCAACAACACATATTTTACAAATAGCAAGACATGCTTTATATTCAAACACTGCTAATGAAGCATCGAATTTATCTTTAAATCCTATTGCGTTGTTAAATTACAATATTTCAGTAGGTTGAAGTTTAGTTTATGTTTCGTTTTGAATTTTAGCTTTATTTTGAGTCAATATTTTTATTGACAAACTATTAAATCAAATTAATTTATTTAAAAGATATTTAAAGGATAAATATGACAAATATTTTAAAAAAACAACTTCTTAA